A single region of the Rhizophagus irregularis chromosome 27, complete sequence genome encodes:
- a CDS encoding uncharacterized protein (SECRETED:cutsite_ISS-AP; SECRETED:prob_0.7538); SECRETED:SignalP(1-20) has product MTKIIKVLLLLSTLLWTISSAPVDFTQQFEFHIFNQNPTCVHANLLSNTMNLNQHNETEGINGYISSCYFNTKQHQTVIRGRFTNLPGDLNKRNYHFYLLNPDNTLRRDLSQLFQSGLIINNDGNSAELSLNLMKSSIFPLEGINSYVNGWVKLYHLHDGVVSSAGPAKFHQIEKLLEKEL; this is encoded by the coding sequence atgacaAAAATAATCAAAGTTCTTTTATTGCTTTCAACACTTTTATGGACAATTTCTTCGGCGCCAGTGGATTTTACTCAACAGTTtgaatttcatatatttaatcaaaatcCAACATGCGTTCACGCAAATCTTTTATCAAATACGATGAACTTAAATCAACATAACGAAACGGAAGGAATCAACGGATATATATCATCatgttattttaatacaaaacAACATCAAACAGTTATAAGAGGAAGGTTCACTAATTTACCTggtgatttaaataaaagaaattatcatttttatttattgaatccTGATAATACTTTACGAAGGGATTTATCTCAACTTTTTCAAAGtggattaataattaataatgatggaaATTCTGctgaattatcattaaatttaatgaaatctAGTATCTTCCCTTTAGAAGGAATCAATAGTTACGTTAATGGTTGGGtgaaattatatcatttacaTGATGGGGTTGTATCTTCTGCTGGTCCTGccaaatttcatcaaatagaaaaattattagaaaaagaactttaa